One stretch of Zingiber officinale cultivar Zhangliang chromosome 6B, Zo_v1.1, whole genome shotgun sequence DNA includes these proteins:
- the LOC121991255 gene encoding uncharacterized protein LOC121991255 codes for MTNSSLSRVLLNPEASGWLIKWTTELSEFDIQYQPRTAIKAQSLADFVTEVQDPEPEVTWKVYVDGSSTQQGSGVGILLISPKEVRMQLSIRLEYRATNNEVEYEALIAWLQAARHVGAIRVLIHSDSQLVTQQLSGTFEINSARLRLYADAFEKLKANFQEVVIKKVPRAENQAADELAKLASSILSIIIQQPIDQVSLVAHIDRMEGLTFPSDWRTTLIEFLRAGATPSDQEEAHLLRRRAGKFTLIGDQLYKKAFSRPLLKCVGPEDIEYILHEVHQGSCGGHSGGRSLARKILLAEYFWPTLQEDAARTVSTCLSCQRYHNLSHRPMEEMKASAVSCPFD; via the coding sequence ATGACCAACAGCTCGTTGAGCAgggtcctcctcaatccagaagcaTCAGGGTGGCTGATTAAGTGGACCACAGAGCTCAGtgagtttgatattcaatatcagcCCCGGACAGCCATAAAGGCACAATCTCTAGCAGACTTCGTCACCGAGGTGCAAGACCCCGAGCCCGAAGTCACATGGAAGGTGtacgtggatgggtcttccacccaGCAAGGGAGTGGGGTGGGAATACTACTGATCTCCCCCAAAGAAGTGCGGATGCAGCTGTCTATTCGGCTGGAGTACCGAGCAACCAACAACGAGGTCGAGTACGAGGCTCTCATAGCCTGGCTGCAAGCCGCTCGGCACGTGGGCGCCATCAGAGTTCTAATTCATTCGGACTCACAGTTAGTCACCCAGCAACTCTCCGGAACATTCGAGATCAATAGCGCTCGGCTCAGGCTCTATGCCGACGCTTTCGAAAAGTTGAAAGCCAATTTCCAGGAGGTAGTTATAAAGAAGGTTCCTCGAGCGGAGAATCAAGCGGCGGATGAACTGGCGAAACTAGCCAGCTCCATATTGTCGATCATCATTCAGCAGCCGATCGACCAAGTGTCCCTCGTGGCCcatatcgaccggatggaaggacttacctttccgagcgattggagaacgacGCTCATAGAGTTTCTGCGAGCAGGAGCTACGCCTTCTGATCAGGAAGAGGCTCACCTGCTGAGAAGGCGAGCAGGCAAATTCACATTAATCGGAGACCAGctgtacaagaaagctttctcccgaCCGCTTCTCAAATGCGTCGGGCCCGAAGACATCGAATACATACTGCATgaggtacaccaaggctcctgtggagGACATTCAGGCGGCCGTTCGCTAGCAAGGAAGATTTTGCTGGCTgaatacttttggccgacccttcaggaggacgccgctcggaccgtatcCACTTGCTTGTCCTGCCAAAGGTACCACAATCTCTCACACCGCCCGatggaagaaatgaaggcgtctgcggtatcttgcccgttcgactAG